The following proteins are co-located in the Palleronia sp. LCG004 genome:
- the scpB gene encoding SMC-Scp complex subunit ScpB has product MAFDRELGDLPQSLRWRTWISRIEAVLFAAAAPVPRGDLARVVGQGVSIELLIEDLRAELADRPYEVARAGDAWLLRTRPAFADAILASGAAEAQAPELSEREVAVLAAIAYHQPLTREDLKDILGQDVPRDLLSRLRARDLIAPGPRAPKPGAPYTFVTTQGFLAAFGLVSLVDLPDREAMMDAGLEGEWKGFRPA; this is encoded by the coding sequence ATGGCGTTCGATCGAGAGCTCGGGGATCTGCCGCAGTCACTGCGCTGGCGGACATGGATCTCGCGGATCGAGGCGGTGCTCTTCGCGGCCGCCGCGCCGGTGCCGCGCGGCGATCTCGCGCGCGTGGTGGGGCAGGGGGTCTCGATCGAGCTGCTAATTGAGGATCTGCGCGCGGAGCTCGCCGACCGGCCCTACGAGGTTGCGAGGGCGGGCGATGCATGGCTTCTGAGGACGCGGCCGGCTTTTGCCGACGCGATCCTTGCGAGCGGTGCAGCCGAGGCCCAGGCGCCCGAGTTGTCGGAGCGGGAGGTCGCGGTGCTGGCCGCCATCGCGTATCACCAGCCGCTGACCCGCGAAGACCTCAAGGATATCTTAGGCCAGGACGTGCCTCGCGATCTCCTCTCCCGCCTGCGGGCCCGCGATCTCATCGCCCCCGGCCCGCGCGCCCCGAAGCCCGGTGCGCCCTACACCTTCGTCACCACGCAAGGCTTCCTCGCCGCGTTCGGTCTGGTTTCCCTCGTTGACCTGCCCGACAGGGAGGCGATGATGGATGCGGGCTTGGAAGGGGAGTGGAAGGGCTTCCGTCCGGCGTAG
- a CDS encoding DUF1403 family protein: MLAQDAIAPSALTPLTNRAARRFVERLVELGLARELTGRASFRLYGL, translated from the coding sequence ATGCTCGCGCAGGATGCGATCGCCCCTTCGGCGCTGACGCCTCTGACGAACCGGGCGGCGCGGAGGTTCGTGGAGCGTCTGGTGGAGCTCGGCCTCGCGCGCGAACTGACGGGGCGGGCGTCGTTCCGGCTCTACGGTCTTTGA
- a CDS encoding S8 family serine peptidase, with product MSDAVLDVLRPRPTGGTLVTFRPGMSGPAQIEAVERAAGAGAIRIAGSETPPGGEAILVFEEIGIAIVPAREDGESVAAALGRSEGVERTRPEFWLFDTEAGAGFEDDTERSWGLAATGAIDSPRSGDGIRLCVLDTGIDAGHPDYRDRSIVSQSFVTGEEVMDAQGHGTHCAGTAAGRSALPGVPRYGVAPGASLHVGKVLNDQGSGRERDIIAGMLWAVRQGCEVISMSLGRAVRPGEVHSTAYERIGRLALDSGSLIVAAAGNDSRRQVGYIAPAGAPANSPSILSVAALDEMLAIAPFSNGGINPDGGGIDLAAPGVDVLSSVPRPRDYRALSGTSMATPHVAGVAALWAESDPALRGAALWDRLIESARKLPLSARDVGAGLVQAPPPARGDE from the coding sequence ATGTCCGACGCCGTTCTCGACGTCCTGAGGCCCCGCCCGACCGGCGGCACACTCGTCACCTTCCGTCCGGGCATGTCCGGCCCGGCGCAGATCGAAGCCGTCGAACGCGCGGCGGGGGCAGGGGCCATCCGCATCGCCGGAAGCGAGACTCCGCCCGGCGGCGAGGCGATCCTCGTCTTCGAGGAAATCGGGATCGCCATCGTGCCTGCGCGCGAGGATGGCGAAAGCGTCGCCGCCGCGCTCGGACGCAGCGAGGGGGTGGAGCGGACCCGCCCGGAATTCTGGCTGTTCGACACCGAGGCAGGAGCGGGATTCGAGGACGACACGGAGCGCAGCTGGGGACTTGCCGCCACGGGGGCGATCGACAGCCCCCGGAGCGGCGACGGCATCCGCCTCTGCGTGCTCGATACCGGTATCGACGCGGGACATCCCGATTATCGCGACAGGTCGATCGTCTCGCAAAGCTTCGTCACGGGCGAAGAGGTCATGGACGCGCAGGGCCACGGTACCCATTGCGCCGGCACCGCGGCGGGCCGATCCGCGCTGCCGGGGGTACCGCGTTACGGCGTGGCCCCCGGTGCGTCGCTGCATGTCGGCAAGGTGTTGAACGACCAGGGATCGGGGCGCGAGCGTGACATCATCGCCGGGATGCTCTGGGCCGTGAGACAGGGATGCGAGGTAATCTCCATGTCGCTCGGCCGTGCGGTGCGCCCGGGCGAGGTCCATTCCACCGCCTACGAACGGATCGGCCGTCTGGCCCTCGACAGTGGCAGTCTCATCGTCGCGGCGGCAGGCAACGACAGCCGCAGGCAGGTCGGATATATCGCGCCGGCGGGCGCGCCCGCCAATTCGCCCTCGATCCTTTCCGTCGCGGCCCTCGACGAAATGCTCGCGATCGCCCCGTTCTCGAATGGCGGGATCAATCCCGATGGCGGGGGGATCGACCTCGCTGCGCCGGGCGTCGATGTGCTGTCGAGCGTACCGCGTCCGCGCGATTATCGCGCGCTTTCGGGCACCAGCATGGCGACGCCCCATGTCGCGGGGGTCGCGGCGCTCTGGGCCGAGAGCGATCCGGCCCTGCGCGGCGCGGCGCTTTGGGATCGTCTGATCGAAAGCGCCCGAAAGCTGCCGCTTTCCGCGCGCGACGTCGGCGCGGGGCTGGTTCAGGCACCGCCTCCCGCGCGCGGCGATGAGTGA
- a CDS encoding aldehyde dehydrogenase family protein — translation MSAPLTHLARTGRLDRFLIGGEWVAPLGTGSCMVVNPATETEICHVPMGNARDVDAAVTAARDAFEGWSAHTPEDRAARLDRLADLMEDRAELLAACLTEEMGAAIASARALQVPLAVAHLRTACEVLRNFEFTSPRGTTAITHEPIGVCALITPWNWPLYQITAKLGPALAAGCTIVLKPSELAPLSAILFAELVEEAGFPAGVFNLVQGDGPGVGTALATHEGVDMISVTGSTRAGVAVAKAAADTVKRVAQELGGKSPNVILPDADLDRAVSMGVASGMRNLGQSCSAPTRMIVPRAVLQEVEAIAARAVSDIVVGDPTDPAATHGAIANRAQYERVIAIIEAGLSEGARIVAGGPGRPEGLTRGYFVRPTIFSEVRTDMRIAQEEIFGPVLCIIPYDDEEEAVRIANDTVYGLGAHVQGRDMDRVRAVARRIRAGQVLLNNPGWDPHAPFGGYKRSGNGREFGREGLLDYLEVKAILGHFPVD, via the coding sequence ATGTCCGCACCGCTCACCCATCTTGCCCGCACCGGCCGGCTGGACCGCTTTCTGATCGGCGGAGAATGGGTGGCACCCCTCGGTACGGGAAGCTGCATGGTCGTGAACCCGGCGACGGAGACCGAGATCTGTCACGTTCCGATGGGCAATGCGCGCGACGTTGATGCCGCCGTCACCGCGGCGCGGGACGCGTTCGAGGGCTGGAGCGCACATACCCCCGAGGATCGCGCGGCCCGGCTCGACAGGCTGGCCGACTTGATGGAGGATCGCGCGGAGCTTCTGGCCGCCTGCCTGACGGAGGAGATGGGGGCCGCCATCGCGAGCGCGCGCGCCCTGCAGGTGCCCCTTGCCGTCGCCCATCTCAGAACTGCCTGCGAGGTGCTGAGGAACTTCGAGTTCACCAGCCCGCGCGGCACGACCGCCATCACCCACGAACCCATCGGCGTCTGTGCGCTGATCACGCCCTGGAACTGGCCACTCTACCAGATCACCGCGAAGCTTGGTCCCGCGCTCGCCGCGGGCTGCACGATCGTCCTGAAGCCGAGCGAGCTCGCCCCGCTGAGCGCGATCCTCTTCGCCGAGCTTGTCGAGGAAGCCGGATTTCCTGCCGGTGTCTTCAACCTCGTCCAAGGCGATGGGCCCGGGGTGGGTACCGCGCTTGCCACGCACGAGGGTGTCGACATGATCTCGGTCACCGGATCGACACGTGCTGGCGTCGCGGTGGCGAAAGCGGCGGCCGACACGGTCAAGCGCGTGGCGCAGGAGCTTGGCGGCAAGTCCCCGAACGTGATCCTGCCGGATGCCGATCTCGACCGCGCGGTGTCGATGGGCGTGGCGTCGGGGATGCGCAATCTGGGGCAATCCTGCAGCGCACCCACCCGAATGATCGTCCCGCGCGCGGTGCTGCAGGAGGTCGAGGCCATCGCCGCGCGGGCCGTTTCGGACATCGTCGTGGGCGATCCGACCGATCCCGCCGCGACGCATGGCGCGATCGCGAATCGCGCCCAATACGAGCGCGTCATCGCCATCATCGAGGCCGGCCTGTCCGAAGGTGCGCGCATCGTCGCGGGCGGACCGGGCCGCCCTGAGGGCCTGACGCGGGGGTATTTTGTACGTCCGACGATCTTTTCCGAAGTCCGCACCGACATGCGCATCGCGCAGGAGGAGATATTCGGCCCCGTGCTCTGCATCATCCCCTACGACGACGAGGAGGAGGCCGTGCGGATCGCAAACGATACTGTCTACGGGCTCGGCGCGCATGTGCAGGGGCGCGACATGGACCGCGTGCGGGCCGTCGCGCGCCGGATCCGCGCGGGTCAGGTGCTTCTCAACAATCCCGGCTGGGATCCGCACGCGCCCTTCGGCGGCTACAAGCGATCGGGCAACGGCCGCGAATTCGGGCGGGAGGGCCTGCTCGATTATCTCGAGGTGAAGGCCATCCTCGGCCATTTTCCCGTGGATTGA
- a CDS encoding ABC transporter ATP-binding protein — translation MIAAGRPTVQPDIALSVRGLTLRLPDGMERRNAIEDVTFDLERGKILCVIGESGSGKSVTANTVMGLLPRAIRTSAGSITLEGREIVGMPTEELRDLRGRVVSMIFQDPLSALNPLMTVGAQIDEAMAAHGLGTQRSRRERAVELLNEVGLPDPELMYHQYPFRLSGGQRQRVMIAMALSLEPTILIADEPTTALDVTTQAQILELIRDIQRRKGMSVMFITHDFGVVAEIADTVVVMEKGRVVERGSADKVLKSPDHPYTRRLIAAVPHLRAEDRPREPGSSANAEPLLSVRGLAKTYRSGSVLFRTLREVPAVRDVSFEVRPGHTLGIVGESGSGKSSLGRLLVRLMDSDAGEIMFEGRDIAGVSDGAFRALRPEIQMIFQDPFASLNPRMNVGTILTVGPRAHGMSAAKAREEAKSLLSLVGLDAGAFERYPHEFSGGQRQRIGIARALMFKPKILVADEAVSALDVSIQAQILELLDRIQRETGVAMIFITHDLRVASQICDEIAVMQKGRIVEYGPPSKIFFDPAHAYTRELVAAIPGEDVAPGPAAARG, via the coding sequence ATGATTGCTGCAGGTCGACCCACCGTCCAACCGGATATCGCGCTGTCGGTGCGCGGGCTGACCCTGCGCCTGCCCGACGGAATGGAGCGGCGCAACGCGATCGAAGACGTCACCTTCGATCTCGAACGCGGCAAGATCCTCTGCGTCATCGGCGAGTCCGGCTCGGGCAAGTCGGTGACGGCCAATACCGTGATGGGCCTTCTGCCCCGGGCCATCCGGACCAGTGCGGGGTCCATCACGCTCGAGGGGCGCGAGATCGTCGGGATGCCGACCGAGGAGCTGCGTGACCTGCGCGGCCGGGTGGTGTCGATGATCTTCCAGGATCCGCTTTCGGCGCTGAACCCGCTGATGACGGTCGGCGCACAGATCGACGAGGCGATGGCCGCGCATGGGCTGGGCACGCAGCGCTCGCGTCGCGAACGGGCGGTGGAACTCCTGAACGAGGTCGGCCTGCCCGACCCGGAACTCATGTATCACCAGTACCCGTTCCGCCTGTCGGGCGGCCAGCGGCAACGGGTGATGATCGCCATGGCGCTGTCGCTCGAGCCCACGATCCTCATCGCGGACGAGCCCACCACCGCGCTCGACGTGACGACGCAGGCACAGATCCTCGAGCTCATCCGCGACATCCAGCGCCGCAAGGGCATGAGCGTCATGTTCATCACCCACGATTTCGGCGTCGTGGCCGAAATCGCCGACACCGTCGTCGTGATGGAGAAGGGCCGCGTGGTCGAGCGCGGCAGCGCCGACAAGGTTCTGAAATCGCCCGATCATCCCTATACCAGACGTCTGATCGCGGCCGTTCCGCACCTGCGCGCCGAGGATCGCCCGCGAGAGCCCGGATCGTCGGCGAATGCGGAACCGCTGCTGAGTGTGCGCGGCCTCGCCAAGACCTATCGCAGCGGCAGCGTCCTCTTTCGCACTTTGCGCGAGGTTCCGGCGGTGCGTGACGTGTCGTTCGAGGTCCGGCCGGGCCACACGCTCGGCATCGTGGGCGAGAGCGGTTCGGGAAAATCCTCACTCGGGCGGCTTCTCGTGCGGTTGATGGATTCCGATGCGGGCGAGATCATGTTCGAAGGGCGTGACATCGCCGGCGTCTCCGACGGGGCGTTCCGCGCCCTTCGTCCCGAGATCCAGATGATCTTCCAGGATCCCTTCGCCTCGCTCAATCCGCGCATGAACGTCGGCACGATCCTGACCGTGGGCCCGAGGGCGCATGGCATGTCGGCCGCAAAGGCCCGCGAGGAGGCGAAATCGCTTCTCTCGCTTGTCGGGCTCGATGCAGGCGCGTTCGAGCGCTATCCGCACGAATTCTCCGGCGGGCAACGACAGCGGATCGGCATCGCGCGCGCACTGATGTTCAAACCCAAGATCCTCGTCGCGGACGAGGCGGTCTCGGCGCTCGACGTGTCGATCCAAGCGCAGATCCTGGAGCTTCTCGACCGGATCCAGCGCGAGACCGGCGTGGCGATGATCTTCATCACCCACGATCTGCGCGTGGCCAGCCAGATCTGCGACGAGATCGCGGTCATGCAGAAAGGCCGGATCGTCGAATACGGGCCGCCGTCGAAGATCTTCTTCGATCCGGCCCATGCCTACACGCGCGAACTTGTCGCCGCGATCCCCGGCGAGGATGTCGCGCCCGGACCCGCGGCCGCGCGGGGCTGA
- a CDS encoding peptide ABC transporter substrate-binding protein: MTRKTDLLGGPTRRTTLRLMAAGGAVGFLVPTLLGLPAFAQTPPEEPSGRIVVGLSQEPTVFNPLMPHIEVDDGVAFSIFDALFRITPEGEIVPNLATEVPTIENGGLSEDGLEWRIELRDDVSWHDGEPFTADDVKFTLELITDPDFRAWRTTGHDLVRDIEVVSPTEITWRMEEPFAPYLSFLTETFIMPEHILGAAEDPNEADFNQAPVGTGAFKWGSRQAGDNLTLTANPDYHGDGPYIEELVFKYIPDMTVLYTQFRSGDIDLVGQAYITADNYEEAKTLPDRTVTLVPRATVESIYLNQELPQFQDPAVREALYMAIDRQSIIDILYFGVAGETETYMPQQSPYYNPDLPKHEFDLEKAAALLDEAGWMPGDDGIRQKDGVRLSFVNSTTTGAHLREQAQQFIQQTLAQIGVEMTIENLPPAVMWGEFWGQSEFETAMVGITYLIGADPDVTNRFHTDAIAAQGGSGSNNAQYSNPEVDELLVEGARTFDTGKREEIYKQVQAIIRDDLPFLPLFLYTNVYGHKAGIAGFEPNVNTRTESWNAATWYWN, encoded by the coding sequence ATGACACGCAAGACAGATCTTCTGGGCGGCCCCACGCGCCGCACGACGCTTCGGCTGATGGCGGCGGGTGGTGCCGTCGGTTTCCTGGTGCCGACCCTTCTTGGACTGCCGGCCTTTGCGCAGACCCCGCCCGAAGAGCCGTCGGGCCGGATCGTCGTAGGCCTTTCGCAGGAGCCCACGGTCTTCAATCCGCTGATGCCGCATATCGAGGTCGATGACGGCGTGGCCTTCTCGATCTTCGACGCGCTCTTCCGCATCACGCCCGAGGGCGAGATCGTCCCGAACCTCGCGACCGAAGTGCCCACGATCGAGAATGGCGGCCTCTCGGAGGACGGCCTCGAATGGCGGATCGAGCTGCGCGACGACGTGTCCTGGCACGACGGCGAGCCCTTCACCGCCGATGACGTCAAGTTCACGCTCGAGCTTATCACCGATCCCGATTTCCGCGCCTGGCGGACCACCGGCCACGACCTCGTGCGCGACATCGAGGTCGTCTCGCCCACCGAGATCACCTGGCGCATGGAAGAGCCCTTCGCGCCCTATCTCTCGTTCCTGACCGAGACATTCATCATGCCCGAGCACATCCTCGGCGCGGCGGAGGACCCGAACGAGGCCGATTTCAACCAGGCCCCCGTCGGCACCGGCGCGTTCAAATGGGGTTCCCGGCAGGCCGGCGACAATCTCACGCTGACAGCCAATCCCGACTATCACGGCGACGGTCCCTACATCGAGGAACTCGTCTTCAAGTACATTCCCGACATGACGGTGCTCTATACGCAGTTCCGCAGCGGCGACATCGACCTCGTCGGCCAAGCCTACATCACGGCCGACAATTACGAGGAAGCCAAGACCTTGCCGGATCGCACGGTCACGCTGGTGCCCCGCGCGACGGTCGAGTCGATCTATCTCAACCAGGAATTGCCGCAATTCCAGGATCCGGCGGTGCGCGAGGCGCTCTACATGGCGATCGACCGTCAGTCGATCATCGACATCCTCTATTTCGGCGTCGCGGGTGAGACCGAAACCTACATGCCGCAACAGTCGCCCTACTATAATCCCGACCTGCCAAAGCACGAGTTCGACCTCGAAAAGGCGGCGGCACTGCTCGACGAGGCGGGCTGGATGCCCGGTGACGACGGGATCCGGCAGAAGGACGGCGTCAGGCTGAGCTTCGTCAACTCGACGACCACCGGTGCGCATCTGCGCGAGCAGGCACAGCAGTTCATCCAGCAGACCCTCGCGCAGATCGGCGTCGAGATGACGATCGAGAACCTGCCGCCCGCGGTCATGTGGGGAGAGTTCTGGGGCCAGTCGGAATTCGAGACCGCAATGGTCGGCATCACCTACCTGATCGGTGCCGATCCCGACGTCACCAACCGCTTCCACACCGACGCGATCGCGGCGCAGGGCGGCAGCGGGTCGAACAACGCGCAATATTCCAACCCCGAGGTCGACGAACTTCTCGTTGAGGGCGCGCGCACCTTCGACACCGGGAAGCGCGAGGAGATCTACAAGCAGGTGCAGGCGATCATCCGCGACGATCTGCCGTTCCTGCCGCTGTTCCTCTACACCAACGTCTACGGACACAAGGCCGGCATCGCGGGGTTCGAACCGAACGTCAACACGCGTACCGAATCCTGGAACGCCGCCACCTGGTACTGGAACTGA
- a CDS encoding ABC transporter permease — MAAFLLSRLLQSVILLVIVSIIGFAVLNLMPGGPLSQFALDPGMTQQDMARIAEQLGLNRPFHIQYLDWAWRMLQGDWGTSFRDGSAVTSVIARHVPATLLLMGSSTVIAVAVGTWIGIRGATHRYSGFDYMATIGAMIALSIPTFWFGLIGIYVFSLRLDWLPAGNMYSIGDGSVLDYLHHLIMPSIVLALVHIAIWSRFMRGATLDAISQDFVKTARAKGVPERRVVMKHVVGNALLPMITLAGVQVPSLLTGALVTETVFTWPGMGRLFLDSLGYSDYPVVMGLLMFSAILTIVANLVADIAVALIDPRIRLA, encoded by the coding sequence ATGGCCGCCTTTCTCCTCAGCCGCCTCCTGCAAAGCGTGATCCTCCTGGTGATCGTGTCGATCATCGGTTTCGCCGTGCTGAACCTGATGCCCGGGGGGCCGCTTTCCCAGTTCGCGCTCGACCCCGGTATGACGCAGCAGGACATGGCGCGCATCGCCGAACAGCTCGGACTGAACCGACCCTTCCACATACAGTATCTCGACTGGGCGTGGCGCATGCTTCAGGGCGACTGGGGCACGTCTTTCCGCGACGGCAGCGCCGTGACCTCCGTGATCGCGCGCCACGTTCCCGCGACGCTCCTCCTCATGGGGTCCTCGACAGTGATCGCCGTGGCCGTCGGCACCTGGATCGGTATCCGCGGGGCCACTCACCGCTATTCCGGGTTCGACTACATGGCGACGATCGGTGCCATGATCGCCCTGTCGATCCCGACGTTCTGGTTCGGCCTCATCGGCATCTACGTCTTCTCGCTCAGGCTCGACTGGCTGCCCGCCGGCAACATGTACTCGATCGGCGACGGCTCCGTGCTCGACTATCTCCATCACCTCATCATGCCCTCGATCGTGCTGGCGCTTGTCCATATCGCGATCTGGAGCCGCTTCATGCGGGGCGCGACGCTCGACGCGATCAGCCAGGATTTCGTCAAGACCGCCCGCGCCAAGGGCGTGCCCGAGCGCCGCGTCGTGATGAAACACGTGGTGGGCAACGCGTTGCTGCCGATGATCACGCTCGCGGGCGTCCAGGTGCCGTCGCTCCTGACCGGCGCGCTCGTGACCGAGACCGTCTTTACCTGGCCGGGCATGGGGCGCCTGTTCCTCGATAGTCTCGGCTACAGCGATTATCCGGTGGTGATGGGGCTGCTGATGTTCTCGGCCATCCTCACCATCGTCGCGAACCTCGTGGCCGACATCGCCGTCGCGCTGATCGACCCGCGTATCCGACTGGCCTGA
- a CDS encoding ABC transporter permease — MTMLDAAASPRIRWWQTRVIRRFFGHKLALLGLVMITLLTFACVVGPYLLPYDSLYIDLLARFAPPLTGGHYLGTDPLGRDVAARLLMAGRISLLVGVFAMLLATILGTLVGVVAGYGGKAVNAVLMRLVDGFLSFPTIFMLLALAVALKPSPIMITVIIALTGWMEVARIVEAEVRSLKEREFVMAGRMLGLGRMHIMFREILPNCMGPIIVAATLTVARAILLEAYISFLGFGIQPPLPSWGNMLNGAQQYLGSAPWLAIVPGAAITIAVTSFNFIGDGLRDALDVRNDSF, encoded by the coding sequence ATGACCATGCTCGACGCCGCCGCCTCGCCCCGCATCCGCTGGTGGCAGACCCGCGTGATCCGGCGCTTCTTCGGCCACAAGCTGGCGCTTCTGGGACTCGTGATGATCACGCTGCTGACCTTTGCCTGCGTGGTCGGCCCCTACCTGCTGCCTTACGACTCGCTCTATATCGACCTCCTCGCGCGCTTCGCGCCGCCTCTGACCGGCGGCCATTACCTCGGGACCGATCCGCTCGGGCGGGACGTGGCCGCGCGTCTGCTGATGGCGGGGCGCATCTCGCTTCTCGTGGGGGTCTTCGCCATGCTGCTCGCGACGATCCTCGGCACGCTCGTCGGTGTTGTGGCGGGCTATGGCGGGAAGGCGGTCAACGCCGTGCTCATGCGGCTGGTGGACGGGTTCCTGTCATTTCCCACGATCTTCATGCTGCTGGCGCTTGCCGTCGCGCTGAAGCCGAGCCCGATCATGATCACAGTCATCATCGCCCTGACCGGCTGGATGGAAGTCGCACGCATCGTCGAGGCCGAAGTGCGCTCGCTGAAGGAACGGGAATTCGTGATGGCGGGCCGCATGCTGGGCCTCGGCCGCATGCACATCATGTTCCGCGAGATCCTGCCGAACTGCATGGGGCCCATCATCGTCGCCGCGACCCTGACCGTCGCGCGCGCCATCCTGCTCGAGGCCTATATCAGCTTTCTCGGCTTCGGCATCCAGCCGCCCCTTCCGAGCTGGGGCAACATGCTGAACGGTGCACAGCAATATCTCGGCTCGGCCCCCTGGCTTGCCATCGTGCCCGGTGCCGCTATCACCATCGCCGTGACCAGCTTCAACTTCATCGGCGACGGCCTGCGCGATGCGCTCGACGTCCGCAACGACAGCTTCTGA
- a CDS encoding NAD(P)/FAD-dependent oxidoreductase: MSQGAPRARNASPYWWEAAPPKALPPTPLPGKLDVAIVGAGYAGLSAALVLARAGRSVAAFDAMRPGEGASSRNGGITSGTIRPSFARIAKRFGEDVALAIEAEGKVAREFVYDLIRTEELDCDFRMTGLFKGALGFDEYETMARAAETLSKRLGIESYAVPHSEQHGHIGSDFYRGGTARLDIGGLHPGKFHAELLRITLAAGAGVHGQTPVIGIMREGDSFRIQTGAGTVEARQVLICTNGYTDRAAPYLQRRLVPVRSRIITTEDLSPDLMKRLMPRGMMMGETRQLGYYYRPTPDGRRILLGGRDASRHGDPMGPTLRLRRGLAQIFPELEGVDLSHTWFGNVAMNRDMMPRLFEHDGILYASGFCGSGVVWAPWVGSRAAHRLLGADAGRSALASRPPAAVPLYRGDPWFMPAIIKGYALQDQIAMRRAKR, translated from the coding sequence ATGTCCCAAGGTGCCCCCCGCGCCCGGAATGCCAGCCCCTATTGGTGGGAAGCGGCTCCCCCGAAGGCGCTTCCGCCCACGCCTCTGCCCGGCAAGCTCGACGTGGCCATCGTCGGCGCGGGATATGCAGGGCTTTCGGCGGCTCTCGTCCTCGCGCGGGCGGGGCGATCCGTGGCGGCCTTCGATGCGATGCGACCCGGCGAAGGTGCCTCGTCGCGCAATGGCGGCATCACCAGCGGCACGATCCGCCCGAGCTTCGCGCGGATCGCCAAGCGCTTCGGCGAGGACGTGGCGCTTGCCATCGAGGCCGAGGGCAAGGTCGCGCGCGAATTCGTCTACGACCTGATCCGGACCGAGGAACTTGACTGCGACTTCAGGATGACCGGTCTCTTCAAGGGCGCGCTCGGCTTCGACGAGTACGAGACGATGGCACGCGCCGCCGAGACACTGTCGAAGCGGCTCGGGATCGAATCCTACGCCGTCCCCCATTCCGAGCAGCACGGCCATATCGGTAGCGATTTCTATCGCGGCGGAACGGCCAGGCTCGATATCGGCGGGCTGCATCCGGGCAAGTTCCATGCCGAACTGCTCAGGATCACGCTTGCGGCGGGTGCGGGTGTGCATGGGCAGACGCCCGTCATCGGCATCATGCGCGAGGGTGACAGCTTCCGGATCCAGACAGGTGCGGGCACCGTCGAGGCGCGGCAGGTCCTCATCTGCACGAACGGCTATACCGATCGCGCGGCTCCCTATCTGCAGCGCCGCCTCGTGCCGGTGCGCAGCCGCATCATCACCACCGAGGATTTGTCGCCCGATCTCATGAAGCGGCTGATGCCGCGCGGCATGATGATGGGCGAGACGCGCCAGCTCGGCTATTACTACCGGCCCACGCCCGACGGACGCCGGATCCTGCTCGGCGGGCGCGACGCGTCCCGCCACGGCGACCCGATGGGCCCGACGCTGCGTCTGCGCAGGGGCCTCGCGCAGATCTTCCCCGAACTCGAAGGCGTCGATCTCAGCCATACCTGGTTCGGCAACGTGGCGATGAACCGCGACATGATGCCCCGCCTGTTCGAACATGATGGAATCCTCTACGCCTCGGGGTTCTGCGGCTCGGGCGTCGTGTGGGCCCCGTGGGTCGGCAGCCGTGCGGCGCATCGCCTCCTCGGGGCCGATGCGGGCCGAAGCGCGCTGGCTTCGCGGCCACCGGCGGCCGTGCCGCTCTATCGCGGCGATCCCTGGTTCATGCCGGCAATCATCAAGGGCTATGCGTTGCAGGACCAGATCGCCATGCGGCGGGCCAAGAGATGA
- a CDS encoding N-acetyltransferase: MEDTLRIDAYEAQIVPIRPESRGLLHELTMSVLWPHRDSDLDLLMRLGAGYVALDAIGRPMGAAMHFPMGDDFAMLGMMVTPPRLQAQGGGRFLLKRILQDCAGRDIRLNATRSGYRLYLSEGFERVTTIHQHQGIAGGVPATDPASNLELAIVAPADGPAIREMDAAAFGAGRGATIDALMAVSNGIVATRSGRPCGFALMRRFGKGHVIGPLVAESEEMAIQIVAPLLRQSEGSFVRIDTPQEGGALTAFLTASGVGAMDTVTEMRKGPHRRATEGLRTYGLAAHSLG, translated from the coding sequence GTGGAAGACACGCTTCGGATCGACGCCTACGAGGCGCAGATCGTGCCGATCCGCCCGGAGAGCCGGGGGCTTCTGCACGAGCTCACGATGAGTGTCCTTTGGCCGCATCGGGACAGCGATCTCGACCTGCTGATGCGGCTGGGCGCGGGCTATGTCGCGCTCGACGCGATCGGCCGGCCGATGGGTGCCGCCATGCATTTTCCGATGGGCGACGATTTCGCCATGCTCGGCATGATGGTGACGCCACCGCGACTTCAGGCGCAGGGCGGCGGACGTTTCCTGCTCAAGCGCATCCTGCAGGATTGCGCGGGACGCGACATCAGGCTCAACGCCACGCGCTCGGGCTACAGGCTCTATCTCAGCGAGGGGTTCGAAAGGGTGACCACGATCCACCAGCATCAGGGCATCGCAGGCGGCGTGCCGGCGACGGATCCTGCCTCGAACCTCGAACTGGCGATTGTCGCGCCCGCGGACGGGCCCGCGATCCGCGAGATGGACGCGGCCGCCTTCGGGGCCGGACGCGGCGCGACGATCGACGCGCTGATGGCCGTATCCAACGGGATCGTCGCCACGCGGAGCGGGCGGCCCTGCGGCTTCGCGCTCATGCGACGCTTCGGCAAGGGCCACGTGATCGGTCCGCTCGTCGCCGAGAGCGAGGAGATGGCGATCCAGATTGTGGCCCCGCTGCTGCGCCAGTCCGAGGGCAGCTTCGTCAGGATCGACACCCCCCAAGAGGGCGGTGCCCTGACCGCCTTCCTCACGGCCTCCGGTGTCGGAGCCATGGATACCGTCACCGAAATGCGGAAAGGCCCGCACCGGCGCGCGACAGAGGGGCTCAGGACCTACGGTCTCGCGGCGCATTCGCTGGGATAG